A stretch of Polypterus senegalus isolate Bchr_013 chromosome 3, ASM1683550v1, whole genome shotgun sequence DNA encodes these proteins:
- the LOC120525269 gene encoding polyunsaturated fatty acid 5-lipoxygenase-like yields the protein MATYKLFVATGQNEYAGTMDYIYATVIGKEGQSETTTLDNFGRDHYRGCVGEYDVSSKVLLEDIWFVELEKRYHFGDNWFCRYVEVKCPDGTSKIFPCYRWFEGNMTIRLRESLARKVQDDTINDFHFYRQKELQERQQTYRWKDWKPGFPKCIDATSEQDIPPEHRFFNEKSYDFNKSHFAAITDLGIKSIFNKLKCWDALEDFQSILSSPSPIAAYVMENWKEDWFFGYQFLNGCNPRMIKSCSNLPENFPVTEDMVKPTLQQYKTTLKNELKAGNIYLVDYCILEGIPVNVINKKPQYITAPLCLLYDHPERGLIPLAIQIQQNPHEENPIFLPSDSELDWLLAKMWVRHADFQVYEALSHLLRTHLVCEVFCVATMRQLPAVHPVYKLLIPHMRDTLAINANARLTLISENGAFKKVFSIGGNGLNVLLQKECQEIEFKSLLPKADFEKRGVSQLKNYFYRDDCLKLWEAIESFVSDIVDLFYSSDEDVKEDKELQNWIDDAVTGGFEELRNFGLHRNIEDKKTLVTILTGVIFTSSAQHAAINSGQYDWCSWVPNTPCSMRCPPPPQKGLATMDLIMNTLPQMYESCYQVAITWVLSREQPEGVWLGQYPEDHFTEKAARDHIDKFQKALKKIEKLIDERNANRQLTYEYLNPRKIENSVAI from the exons ATGGCAACCTACAAACTGTTTGTGGCCACAGGCCAAAATGAGTATGCTGGAACAATGGACTATATTTATGCGACAGTGATTGGGAAGGAAGGGCAGAGTGAGACAACAACATTGGACAATTTTGGAAGAGACCATTACCGTGGATGT GTTGGTGAATATGATGTTTCTAGTAAAGTTCTACTTGAAGACATCTGGTTTGTGGAGCTAGAGAAGCGCTACCATTTTGGTGATAACTGGTTTTGCCGCTACGTGGAGGTGAAGTGCCCTGATGGGACTTCTAAGATATTCCCCTGTTACCGCTGGTTTGAAGGCAACATGACGATCAGGCTGCGAGAAAGTTTAG CTCGTAAAGTACAGGATGACACAATAAATGACTTCCACTTCTACAGGCAAAAAGAACTGCAGGAACGGCAGCAGACATACAG GTGGAAGGATTGGAAACCAGGATTTCCCAAGTGCATTGATGCCACATCTGAGCAGGATATTCCTCCAGAGCATCGTTTCTTCAATGAGAAGAGTTATGACTTCAACAAATCACATTTTGCAGC CATAACTGATCTTGGTATCAAGAGTATATTCAATAAGTTGAAATGCTGGGATGCCCTTGAAGATTTCCAAAGTATTTTATCCAGTCCATCACCCATAGCAG CATATGTTATGGAGAACTGGAAGGAAGACTGGTTTTTTGGCTACCAGTTCTTGAATGGGTGCAATCCCAGAATGATCAAAAGTTGCTCTAATCTTCCTGAAAATTTTCCTGTAACAGAGGACATGGTAAAGCCCACACTGCAGCAGTACAAGACAACACTGAAGAATGAATTGAAG GCCGGGAACATTTACCTGGTAGACTACTGCATTCTGGAGGGCATCCCTGTCAATGTGATCAATAAGAAACCTCAGTATATTACGGCCCCTCTGTGCCTGCTGTATGATCACCCTGAGAGAGGACTGATACCACTGGCAATACAG ATACAACAGAATCCTCATGAGGAAAACCCCATCTTCCTCCCATCTGATTCTGAACTTGACTGGCTTTTAGCAAAGATGTGGGTTCGACATGCTGATTTTCAAGTCTATGAGGCTCTTTCTCACCTTCTGCGCACACATTTGGTCTGTGAGGTGTTTTGTGTAGCCACCATGAGACAACTGCCTGCAGTTCACCCTGTTTATAAG CTCCTAATCCCACATATGCGTGACACCTTGGCAATCAACGCTAATGCCCGTTTAACGCTCATTTCAGAGAACGGCGCCTTTAAAAAG GTCTTTTCCATCGGAGGTAATGGGTTGAATGTGTTGCTTCAGAAGGAGTGCCAAGAGATTGAGTTCAAGTCTCTTCTGCCCAAAGCTGATTTTGAGAAACGAGGTGTGAGCCAGCTAAAGAACTACTTCTACAGAGATGACTGCCTGAAATTATGGGAGGCCATTGAGAG TTTTGTGTCTGATATTGTGGATCTCTTCTATTCCTCTGACGAGGATGTTAAAGAAGATAAGGAGCTGCAGAACTGGATTGATGATGCTGTTACAGGGGGCTTTGAGGAACTTCGTAACTTTG GCTTGCACAGGAACATAGAAGATAAAAAAACACTTGTCACTATCCTGACAGGGGTCATCTTTACAAGCTCTGCCCAACATGCAGCAATCAATAGTGGACAG TATGACTGGTGCTCATGGGTGCCAAACACACCCTGCAGTATGCGGTGTCCCCCACCCCCTCAAAAGGGTCTGGCTACCATGGATTTGATCATGAATACACTCCCACAAATGTATGAGTCTTGTTATCAGGTGGCCATCACATGGGTCCTTAGTCGTGAACAGCCTGAAGGA GTCTGGCTTGGTCAGTACCCAGAGGATCATTTCACTGAGAAGGCTGCCAGAGATCATATTGACAAATTCCAAAAAGCACTCAAGAAGATTGAAAAGTTAATTGATGAAAGGAATGCAAACCGTCAGTTGACATATGAGTACCTGAATCCAAGAAAAATTGAGAATAGCGTTGCTATATAA